GTCGGATTGTTGTAATGGTAGTTCATTATTATTTTTCTTCTTATTATTAGTTATTATTTTTTGTAATTGTTATTATTAGAACTAAAAATTCTAAAAAGGGGTATATAAAAACGTTGTGTTTTAATATACCCCTAATATATTTATTTCTTATTCTTTATTTTTTTCCATTTATCTTTTAATGATACTATCCTGTTATAAACTGCTTTTTCTCCAGCTTTATCACAAATGAAGAAACCATGTCTCATAAACTGATACCTTTCACCAGCTTTTACATCTTTCATTGATTCTTCTATATAGCAATTTTTTAATATTTTAAGCGAATTTTCATTTATTATATTTTCTCCTGCTTCATCTTCTAACATAAGATGATCATATAACCTAACTTCAGATTTAAGACTATGCTTTGCTGATACCCAATGGAGTGTCCCTTTAACTTTTCTACCAGTAAATCCAGTACCACTTTTAGTTTCTGGGTCATAAGTACATCGTAGCTCTATGACATTTCCATTTTCATCTTTGATCACTTCTTCACATTTTATAAAATATGCATGTTTCAGTCTAACTTCATTTCCTGGATAAAGCCTAAAAAATTTCTTTGGCGGCTTCTCCATAAAATCTTCTCTATCAATATATATTTCTCTAGCAAAAGGTATTTTTCTCTTTCCTAGTTCAGAATTAGTTCTACTATTATCTGCATCTAAGTATTCAACCTCTCCTTCAGGATAATTTGTTATTATTATCTTTAGGGGGTTTAAAACTGCCATTGTAGTCCTTGTAGTATCTTTTAAATCTTCTCTAATACAATGTTCTAATATTGATATATCTACAAGGCTATTGCTTTTAGCAACTCCAATTTTTTCACAGAAATTTTTTATAGCTTCAGGAGTATATCCTCTTCTTCTTAATCCAGAAATAGTAGGCATTCTAGGATCATCCCATCCTTCTACCACTTCCTGCTCAACCAAATTTCTTAAATGTCTTTTACTCATTATTGTATTTGTTAAATTTAGTCTAGCAAATTCTATTTGTTTTGGAGGATTTTCTATTTCAAGCTCTTTTAAAAACCAATCATATAATGGTCTATGATCTTCAAATTCTAAAGTACAAATAGAATGTGTTATATTTTCAAGTGCATCTGACAATGGATGTGCAAAATCATACATTGGATATATACACCATTCTTCACCTGTACGATGATGTTCTACTTTAGCTATACGATATATTACAGGGTCTCTCATGTTTATGTTTGGAGCAGCCATATCTATTTTAGCTCTTAAAACTTTCTCACCATCACCATAAACACCATTCTTCATCTCTTCAAACAATTTTAAATTTTCTTCTATAGTTCTTTTCCTATATGGACTTTCCTTGCCTGGCTTTTCATAATTTCCTCTGAATTCTCTAATTTCATCTGCACTTAAATCACAAACAAATGCTTTCCCCTTTTTTATAAGCTTGACCGCATACTCATATAGCTTTTCAAAGTAATCAGAAGCATAATACTTTCTATCTTCCCAATCAAAACCTAACCATTTTATATCCTCTTGTATAGAATCTACATACTCCGTATCTTCCTTTACTGGATTAGTATCATCAAATCTCAAATTACAAGGAGCATCATATTCCTTAGCTAAACCAAAATTTAAGCATATTGACTTAGCATGTCCTATATGTAAATATCCATTTGGTTCAGGCGGAAATCTTGTATGAATTTTTTTGTCTAATAAGTATCCTTCTAAATCTTTATTTATAATATTTTTAATAAAGTTAGATGGAATTTTAGATTTATCATTATTATTTTCCATATAATTATCCTTCCTTCCTAGTTAATACTCATTATTTAATGGTATCATATAATAACGTCTATTTCAATTTTTAGCAGTAAAAAATTTATGCTTTCTATTATATTTTTATCACATTTATGCATTTATATAACATTGATTATCAAATGAGTAATTTAATAGCTTTAATTTTATATATTTACTAGAATGATTCACTCTCATACCAAAAAACTATATCATCATCATTACTTGATTTTCCTTTAGTTGTCTTATAAAGATTTATAGCT
This window of the Abyssisolibacter fermentans genome carries:
- a CDS encoding glutamine--tRNA ligase/YqeY domain fusion protein codes for the protein MENNNDKSKIPSNFIKNIINKDLEGYLLDKKIHTRFPPEPNGYLHIGHAKSICLNFGLAKEYDAPCNLRFDDTNPVKEDTEYVDSIQEDIKWLGFDWEDRKYYASDYFEKLYEYAVKLIKKGKAFVCDLSADEIREFRGNYEKPGKESPYRKRTIEENLKLFEEMKNGVYGDGEKVLRAKIDMAAPNINMRDPVIYRIAKVEHHRTGEEWCIYPMYDFAHPLSDALENITHSICTLEFEDHRPLYDWFLKELEIENPPKQIEFARLNLTNTIMSKRHLRNLVEQEVVEGWDDPRMPTISGLRRRGYTPEAIKNFCEKIGVAKSNSLVDISILEHCIREDLKDTTRTTMAVLNPLKIIITNYPEGEVEYLDADNSRTNSELGKRKIPFAREIYIDREDFMEKPPKKFFRLYPGNEVRLKHAYFIKCEEVIKDENGNVIELRCTYDPETKSGTGFTGRKVKGTLHWVSAKHSLKSEVRLYDHLMLEDEAGENIINENSLKILKNCYIEESMKDVKAGERYQFMRHGFFICDKAGEKAVYNRIVSLKDKWKKIKNKK